Proteins from a single region of Runella sp. SP2:
- a CDS encoding glycoside hydrolase family 127 protein, which translates to MKSFLYFIIAMAGAVSALAQRQIVPVNFSQVTVNDFFWKPRIEKVHSATLPVCMTYTEDSTARIRNFENAAKRSGQHKGIYFDDSDVYKVIEGIAYTLKTTPDKALEAKTDEWIEKIAAAQLPDGYLNTYYTLKGLDKRWTDMEKHEDYCLGHLIEGAVAYYDATQKRKLLDVSIRFANHFDSTFRLQNRPWVTGHQELELALVKLYHTTQNDRYLKLADWLIEQRGKGNGRGQIWTDKNFDGARYCQDDVPVREMTDIKGHAVRAMYLYTGMADVAAETGDRGYTQALERVWADVVERNMYVTGGIGSSTKNEGFTVDYDLPNESAYCETCASVGMVFWNQRMNLYSGESKYVDVLERSLYNGALAGVQLTGNLFFYVNPLASFGMHHRKAWYGTACCPSNVSRLMPSVGGYIYNTSANTLWVNLYVGSTTEVKLGNNKVKFTQKTNYPWAGEVEFKVVPDSSKVDFGMKLRIPAWCDKYTVEVNGKMIPNLNLEKGYVTVARTWAKNDILKLRMEMPVKVVAADPRVQANVGKRAIQRGPLVYCIEEQDNRHLDFDQMVLSPKTQFTTAFEPALLGGVTTIKAQNGSDNFTLIPYYAWDNRQAGRMKVWIDWKGK; encoded by the coding sequence ATGAAATCTTTTCTCTACTTCATCATCGCAATGGCTGGAGCCGTAAGTGCGTTGGCTCAGCGGCAAATTGTACCCGTTAATTTTTCTCAGGTGACGGTCAATGATTTTTTCTGGAAACCTCGAATTGAGAAAGTGCATTCGGCGACGCTCCCCGTGTGCATGACTTACACCGAAGACTCAACGGCTCGTATCCGTAATTTTGAAAATGCAGCCAAACGAAGCGGGCAGCATAAAGGCATTTATTTCGACGATTCGGATGTCTATAAAGTCATTGAAGGCATTGCGTACACCCTCAAAACCACGCCCGACAAAGCCTTAGAAGCCAAAACCGACGAGTGGATTGAGAAAATTGCGGCGGCGCAACTTCCCGATGGTTATTTGAATACGTACTATACGCTCAAGGGACTCGACAAACGCTGGACGGACATGGAAAAGCACGAAGACTACTGCTTAGGGCATTTGATAGAGGGGGCGGTGGCCTATTACGACGCTACCCAAAAACGTAAATTGCTCGATGTATCCATTCGATTTGCCAATCATTTTGATTCGACGTTTCGCCTTCAAAATCGACCTTGGGTAACAGGTCACCAAGAATTGGAGTTGGCACTGGTGAAACTCTACCATACGACCCAAAACGACCGTTACCTCAAACTCGCCGATTGGCTGATTGAGCAACGCGGCAAAGGAAACGGTCGCGGGCAGATTTGGACAGATAAAAATTTTGATGGCGCTCGCTATTGTCAAGACGATGTGCCTGTCCGTGAAATGACCGACATCAAAGGCCACGCCGTTCGGGCCATGTACCTTTACACAGGCATGGCTGACGTAGCTGCCGAAACGGGCGACCGTGGCTACACCCAAGCCCTCGAACGCGTCTGGGCCGATGTTGTAGAGCGAAACATGTACGTCACGGGCGGTATTGGTTCTTCGACCAAAAACGAAGGGTTCACGGTTGATTATGATCTTCCCAACGAATCGGCCTACTGCGAAACCTGTGCTTCGGTAGGGATGGTTTTTTGGAATCAACGTATGAACCTCTATTCGGGAGAGTCGAAGTACGTGGATGTGCTCGAACGTTCGCTTTACAACGGTGCATTGGCAGGTGTGCAGCTAACGGGAAATTTGTTTTTTTATGTCAACCCACTGGCTTCGTTTGGGATGCACCACCGCAAAGCTTGGTACGGCACAGCTTGTTGCCCTAGCAACGTTTCACGTTTGATGCCGTCGGTAGGAGGCTATATTTACAACACTTCGGCGAATACCCTGTGGGTGAATTTGTACGTTGGCAGCACTACTGAAGTGAAATTGGGAAATAACAAAGTGAAGTTTACCCAAAAAACCAACTACCCTTGGGCGGGTGAAGTAGAGTTTAAAGTTGTTCCCGACAGCAGCAAAGTTGACTTTGGAATGAAATTACGCATCCCTGCTTGGTGTGACAAATATACCGTGGAGGTTAATGGAAAAATGATTCCTAATCTCAATTTAGAAAAAGGCTACGTGACAGTTGCGCGCACATGGGCAAAAAATGACATTCTCAAACTTCGCATGGAAATGCCCGTCAAAGTCGTAGCAGCCGACCCGCGCGTACAAGCCAACGTAGGCAAACGGGCCATTCAGCGTGGTCCGCTTGTGTATTGCATTGAAGAGCAAGACAACCGTCATTTGGATTTTGACCAAATGGTGCTTTCGCCCAAAACCCAATTTACAACGGCATTTGAGCCTGCTTTGCTCGGTGGAGTCACTACGATTAAGGCCCAAAACGGAAGCGATAACTTCACGTTGATTCCCTACTATGCGTGGGATAACCGCCAAGCAGGCCGCATGAAGGTATGGATTGACTGGAAGGGGAAATAA
- a CDS encoding ferredoxin, whose product MKYKKHVFICANQKDGGKKCCGAEHGTALVDAFKTSLKEKSLHIDIRAQKAGCLDVCAFGPALVVYPEGIFYGNVQLSDVEEIVESHLINDIPVERLKLPF is encoded by the coding sequence ATGAAATACAAAAAGCACGTTTTTATTTGCGCTAACCAAAAAGATGGTGGCAAAAAATGTTGTGGCGCCGAACACGGAACGGCCCTAGTAGATGCCTTCAAGACATCGTTGAAAGAAAAAAGTCTCCATATTGATATCCGTGCTCAAAAAGCAGGATGCCTCGATGTATGCGCTTTTGGACCTGCCTTAGTGGTATATCCTGAAGGTATTTTTTACGGGAATGTCCAGTTGTCTGACGTCGAAGAAATCGTGGAAAGTCACTTGATAAATGACATCCCAGTCGAACGCTTAAAACTTCCATTCTAA
- a CDS encoding dihydrodipicolinate synthase family protein → MQDTLPQGFIPVMLTPFKENGEIDFDGLTQLTELYLQAGAAGLFANCLSSEMYELSEDERLAITRHVVEVANGRVPVVATGTFGGPIAEQAEFAKKIYATGIQAVIVITSLLADANESDEVFMERMNELLHLTPGVIYGLYECPVPYKRLVTAKDLGELAATGRVVYHKDTSLDIDNVKGKIAATQGQRFGVYDAYMEHAVASLQAGSAGLSCIQGNFFPEVIVWLCANYNNPAQQAGIARVQQLLIETMPVIHYAYPTVAKYYLQKRGFPISLYTRRKVEECTAEVKTEVDALYERVEALSKELGIS, encoded by the coding sequence ATGCAAGATACACTCCCACAGGGCTTTATCCCTGTGATGCTCACCCCGTTTAAAGAAAATGGTGAGATTGATTTCGATGGTTTGACCCAACTTACTGAGTTGTATTTACAAGCAGGAGCAGCGGGTCTTTTTGCCAACTGCCTCTCGTCAGAAATGTATGAACTCAGCGAAGACGAACGCCTTGCCATTACACGTCACGTAGTGGAGGTGGCCAATGGCCGCGTGCCCGTGGTTGCGACAGGAACGTTTGGCGGGCCGATTGCCGAACAGGCTGAATTTGCCAAGAAAATTTACGCCACGGGGATTCAAGCAGTTATTGTGATTACCAGCTTGTTGGCCGATGCCAACGAATCGGACGAGGTGTTTATGGAGCGAATGAACGAGCTTCTTCACTTAACGCCAGGCGTCATTTATGGACTGTACGAATGTCCTGTTCCTTACAAACGTCTCGTTACGGCCAAAGATTTGGGAGAACTCGCCGCAACGGGGCGGGTGGTTTACCACAAAGATACGTCGCTCGACATTGACAATGTAAAAGGCAAAATCGCCGCCACCCAAGGGCAGCGTTTTGGGGTATATGATGCCTACATGGAGCACGCCGTGGCATCGTTGCAAGCAGGTTCAGCAGGGTTATCGTGTATTCAAGGGAATTTCTTCCCAGAGGTTATTGTGTGGTTATGCGCAAACTATAACAACCCTGCCCAGCAAGCAGGCATTGCCCGCGTTCAGCAGTTGTTGATTGAGACCATGCCCGTCATCCATTATGCCTATCCTACGGTTGCTAAGTACTACTTACAAAAACGCGGTTTCCCGATTTCGCTTTATACCCGTCGCAAGGTAGAAGAATGTACGGCAGAAGTAAAAACGGAAGTAGATGCACTCTATGAGCGCGTTGAGGCACTTTCCAAAGAACTGGGAATTAGCTAA
- a CDS encoding FKBP-type peptidyl-prolyl cis-trans isomerase, with protein sequence MKYPIALTLTVVASTVVSFAQTKKAPVKPATPAAKTAAPAKTATPGKPATGLKMTNELDSVAYSIGMNIAQNLKGQGLDKINVGLLSKAIQDVLKSSKTDLDDSQAQMILGNFFNKLQAKQQSEEAKKYEAVKLAGEKFLEENKKKSGVVTLPSGLQYEIMKAGDGPKPTANNTVKTHYHGTLIDGTVFDSSVQRGQPAEFPVGGVIQGWVEALQLMPVGSKWKLFIPYNLAYGERSAGPTIKPYSALVFEVELLEIVK encoded by the coding sequence ATGAAGTATCCCATCGCGCTGACCCTCACGGTAGTAGCATCAACCGTTGTTTCATTTGCTCAAACCAAGAAAGCGCCCGTAAAACCTGCTACACCTGCTGCCAAAACTGCTGCACCTGCTAAAACTGCTACGCCAGGCAAACCTGCGACAGGCTTAAAAATGACCAATGAGTTAGATTCCGTTGCTTATAGTATAGGTATGAATATTGCCCAAAACTTAAAAGGGCAAGGACTTGATAAAATCAACGTTGGCTTACTTTCTAAAGCCATTCAGGATGTGTTGAAGTCTAGCAAAACCGACCTCGATGATTCTCAGGCACAGATGATTCTTGGCAATTTCTTTAACAAACTCCAAGCCAAGCAGCAGTCGGAAGAAGCCAAAAAATACGAAGCTGTAAAATTAGCTGGCGAAAAGTTTTTGGAAGAAAACAAAAAGAAAAGCGGCGTAGTTACACTTCCTAGTGGTTTGCAGTATGAAATTATGAAAGCAGGTGACGGCCCTAAACCAACGGCCAACAACACCGTAAAAACACATTACCACGGTACGCTTATTGACGGAACGGTGTTTGATAGCTCAGTACAACGTGGCCAACCTGCCGAGTTTCCTGTAGGTGGTGTCATTCAAGGCTGGGTAGAAGCCCTTCAATTGATGCCTGTGGGCTCGAAATGGAAATTGTTTATTCCTTATAACTTAGCATACGGCGAGCGTTCGGCTGGCCCAACCATCAAACCGTATTCTGCCCTTGTTTTTGAAGTAGAGTTGTTAGAAATAGTTAAATGA
- the xylA gene encoding xylose isomerase, which yields MSVTLGNSEYFKGISKIQFEGRDSDNPLAFKWYDENRIIGGKTMKEHLRFAVAYWHTFCGTGADPFGPGTKVFPWDAKADAVERAKDKMDAAFEFITKLGVPYYCFHDVDLVDEGPSISEYERRMQAIVDYAKGKQQASGVKLLWGTANVFSNPRYMNGASTNPDFNVVAHAGVQVKNAIDATIALGGENYVFWGGREGYMSLLNTNMKRELDHLGQFLTVARDYARKNGFKGTFFIEPKPCEPTKHQYDYDSATVIGFLRQYGLEKDFQLNIEVNHATLAGHTFQHELQVAADAGMLGSIDANRGDYQNGWDTDQFPINLSELTEAMLVILEAGGITAGGINFDAKTRRNSTDLDDIFIAHIGGMDAFARSLVIANDILVKSPYSKLRTERYSSFDSGAGQDFEAGKLTLEDLHSYAVANGEPKLISGKQELFENILNQYI from the coding sequence ATGTCAGTTACACTCGGAAATTCCGAATATTTCAAGGGCATCTCCAAAATTCAGTTTGAAGGTCGCGATTCAGACAATCCGCTTGCTTTTAAGTGGTACGATGAAAACCGTATCATTGGCGGAAAAACCATGAAAGAACACTTGCGTTTTGCCGTAGCTTACTGGCATACGTTCTGCGGAACAGGCGCTGACCCCTTTGGCCCAGGAACAAAAGTATTTCCTTGGGATGCCAAAGCAGATGCCGTAGAGCGTGCCAAAGATAAAATGGACGCGGCATTTGAGTTTATTACGAAGCTAGGAGTACCTTACTACTGCTTCCACGATGTGGATTTGGTGGACGAAGGGCCAAGCATTTCGGAGTACGAACGCCGTATGCAAGCCATTGTGGACTATGCAAAAGGCAAGCAGCAAGCAAGTGGGGTAAAATTGCTTTGGGGTACGGCCAACGTATTCTCAAACCCACGTTATATGAACGGCGCATCGACCAACCCTGATTTCAATGTGGTGGCTCATGCGGGCGTACAAGTGAAAAACGCCATCGACGCAACGATTGCGTTGGGTGGTGAAAACTACGTGTTCTGGGGCGGTCGTGAAGGCTACATGAGCTTACTCAATACCAACATGAAGCGCGAATTGGATCACTTAGGGCAGTTTTTGACAGTAGCTCGTGATTATGCTCGCAAAAATGGTTTCAAAGGTACGTTCTTCATTGAGCCTAAGCCTTGTGAGCCTACCAAACACCAATACGATTACGATTCGGCAACCGTGATTGGCTTCTTGCGCCAGTACGGTTTGGAGAAAGATTTTCAATTGAACATCGAAGTAAACCATGCTACATTGGCAGGACATACTTTCCAACACGAGTTGCAAGTGGCCGCCGATGCGGGTATGTTGGGTAGTATCGATGCCAACCGTGGTGACTACCAAAACGGCTGGGATACCGACCAATTCCCCATTAATCTAAGCGAGTTAACCGAAGCGATGTTGGTGATTCTTGAAGCAGGGGGGATTACCGCAGGAGGTATCAACTTTGATGCAAAAACTCGCCGTAACTCTACCGACCTCGACGATATTTTCATCGCTCACATCGGTGGTATGGATGCGTTTGCGCGTTCGTTGGTGATTGCCAACGATATTTTGGTAAAATCTCCGTACAGCAAACTTCGTACCGAGCGTTACTCTTCGTTTGACAGTGGCGCTGGCCAAGATTTTGAAGCAGGAAAACTAACGTTGGAAGACCTCCACAGCTATGCCGTGGCCAATGGCGAGCCGAAGCTAATCAGCGGTAAGCAAGAATTATTTGAAAACATCTTGAATCAGTACATTTAA
- a CDS encoding carboxy terminal-processing peptidase: protein MKSLLIALAPVLLLGLQPDDSRSRGVIASHPSAISDDDLKPTITQEKVEAYVTKIFSGYHYRKFGLNDSLSNKMYENYLNEIDRAKLYFLASDVQSFEKYRNQLDESLSNGDLTAAYDMYNTFRKRYRERSAYIDKLLTKPSFDFMVDESFNTDREKAAWAKTPDELNEVWRKLIKNEALELRISGKPDSSIVTLLKDRYKNRERNLGRFRSEQVFQMYMNAFCEVLDPHTRYFSPADSDRFKQDMYQALEGIGAVLREDGNYIKVVEVVPGGPAFKDKRLKKDDRIIGVAQGDEGKYEDIVGWYVDDAVKKIKGAKGTVVRLQVLAADALPSDPPKEIRLAREKVNLQTSRAKKEVVTITQNKHDYKIGIIQIPSFYRDFESAGKRDKDFASTTRDVQKLLDSLKAENVEGIVIDLRNNGGGSLTEAISLTGLFISKGPVVQVREQTGETEVQSDLNPEVNYDGPLAVLTNRFSASASEIFAAAIQDYKRGIVLGEQTYGKGTVQTMVDLNQWIKDPDKLGQINITVAKFYRINGSSTQRKGVSPDIEFPSAFSAAEYGESSQPTALPWDQIATARYDLTKYLNEKQVEKLREKYQQRLKNEPELKTFTEELELFRKARENTVVSLQETKRKKEREEAEKKRQALKKLETEEEDDDEGTVATKPADKKKKDIYMIETERILADYITLLKSPSMAKR, encoded by the coding sequence ATGAAAAGCCTATTAATCGCCTTAGCTCCAGTGTTGCTGCTTGGTCTGCAACCTGATGATTCTCGCTCGCGGGGAGTGATTGCTTCTCACCCCTCTGCCATTAGTGACGACGACTTGAAGCCTACCATTACCCAAGAAAAGGTGGAGGCGTACGTGACCAAAATTTTCTCGGGATACCATTACCGCAAATTTGGTCTCAACGATTCGTTGTCGAATAAAATGTATGAGAACTATCTCAATGAGATTGACCGTGCAAAGCTTTATTTCTTAGCGAGTGATGTACAGTCGTTTGAAAAATACCGTAACCAATTGGATGAGTCGCTTAGTAATGGTGACTTAACCGCGGCTTACGATATGTACAATACGTTTAGAAAACGCTATCGCGAGCGTAGTGCTTACATTGATAAACTATTGACCAAGCCTTCTTTTGATTTTATGGTCGATGAATCATTCAATACCGACCGCGAGAAAGCAGCTTGGGCTAAAACTCCCGATGAGTTGAATGAAGTTTGGCGTAAACTGATTAAAAACGAGGCACTTGAGCTTAGAATTTCGGGCAAACCCGATTCTTCTATCGTTACTTTACTCAAAGACCGCTACAAAAACCGTGAGCGTAACTTAGGCCGTTTCCGCAGTGAGCAAGTGTTCCAAATGTACATGAACGCTTTCTGCGAAGTGCTTGATCCGCACACGCGGTATTTTTCACCTGCCGATTCTGACCGCTTCAAGCAAGATATGTATCAAGCCCTTGAGGGTATCGGTGCGGTCCTTCGCGAAGACGGAAACTACATCAAAGTAGTAGAAGTAGTGCCAGGTGGACCTGCTTTCAAAGACAAGCGCTTGAAAAAAGATGACCGTATCATCGGGGTAGCCCAAGGCGACGAAGGAAAATACGAAGACATCGTGGGTTGGTACGTGGACGATGCCGTGAAAAAAATCAAAGGAGCCAAAGGAACGGTTGTTCGTTTGCAAGTTTTAGCGGCGGATGCCCTTCCAAGCGATCCCCCAAAAGAAATCCGTTTGGCGCGCGAAAAAGTAAATTTGCAGACTTCTCGGGCTAAAAAGGAAGTGGTTACCATTACTCAAAACAAGCACGATTATAAGATTGGAATTATTCAGATTCCATCGTTTTACCGTGACTTTGAGAGTGCTGGCAAACGTGATAAAGATTTTGCAAGTACTACCCGCGACGTACAAAAGCTATTGGATTCACTCAAAGCTGAAAACGTAGAAGGTATAGTGATAGACTTGCGTAACAACGGTGGTGGCTCGCTTACTGAAGCTATTTCACTCACTGGTTTGTTTATTTCAAAAGGGCCTGTAGTGCAAGTTCGTGAACAAACGGGAGAAACGGAGGTTCAATCGGATCTTAATCCCGAAGTAAATTACGACGGGCCACTCGCAGTACTTACCAACCGTTTCAGTGCGTCTGCTTCCGAAATCTTTGCGGCGGCTATTCAAGACTACAAACGTGGTATTGTGTTGGGCGAACAAACCTACGGCAAAGGTACGGTGCAAACCATGGTGGACTTGAACCAGTGGATTAAAGATCCCGACAAATTGGGCCAAATCAACATTACGGTTGCGAAATTTTACCGTATCAACGGTAGCAGCACGCAGCGCAAAGGCGTGTCACCTGACATTGAGTTCCCGTCGGCGTTTAGTGCCGCTGAGTACGGCGAAAGTTCACAACCAACGGCTCTGCCTTGGGACCAAATCGCTACGGCTCGTTATGATTTGACAAAATACTTGAACGAAAAACAAGTTGAAAAGCTGCGGGAAAAATACCAACAACGCCTCAAAAATGAGCCTGAGTTGAAAACCTTTACGGAAGAACTTGAACTTTTCAGAAAAGCCCGCGAAAATACCGTTGTTTCGCTTCAAGAAACCAAACGTAAAAAAGAGCGTGAAGAAGCAGAAAAGAAACGTCAGGCGTTGAAAAAGTTGGAAACTGAAGAGGAGGATGACGACGAAGGTACGGTAGCTACCAAGCCCGCCGACAAGAAGAAAAAAGATATTTACATGATTGAAACTGAGCGCATCTTAGCCGACTACATCACTTTGTTGAAGTCACCTTCGATGGCCAAACGCTAA
- a CDS encoding fumarylacetoacetate hydrolase family protein — protein MKLYRTTNGFYAEADGQFYKIPTFIWDELINRDDLHAYLRTTIASLAPEASFDESSIVAPVGTQEVWASGVTYYRSKIARMEESKDSGGDTFYDKVYDAERPELFFKSLAHKVVGSGGTVNIRPDSSWNVPEPEWTLFATSTGKIVGYTIGNDMSSRSIEGENPLYLPQAKVYDGSAALGPCLYVPAEPMAVTTTIDIEILRNDAKVFEGRTTLEQLKRRPEDLVSYLFRSNTFTTGVFLMTGTGLVPSNEFTLQVGDVVNIRIDKIGQLTNTVAFAKA, from the coding sequence ATGAAACTCTATCGTACCACCAATGGCTTTTATGCCGAGGCTGATGGCCAATTTTATAAAATCCCAACCTTTATTTGGGACGAACTTATCAACCGCGACGATTTGCACGCTTATTTGCGAACCACCATCGCTAGTCTTGCTCCCGAAGCGTCTTTCGACGAAAGCAGCATTGTGGCTCCCGTAGGAACGCAAGAAGTGTGGGCGTCGGGGGTGACGTACTATCGCAGTAAAATTGCGCGGATGGAAGAGTCAAAAGACTCAGGAGGCGATACCTTCTACGACAAAGTATATGATGCCGAACGTCCTGAGTTGTTTTTCAAAAGCCTTGCTCACAAAGTAGTGGGAAGCGGTGGCACGGTCAATATCCGTCCTGATTCGTCGTGGAACGTACCTGAGCCAGAATGGACGCTCTTTGCGACATCAACGGGAAAAATTGTTGGGTACACCATCGGAAACGACATGAGTTCGCGTAGTATTGAAGGAGAAAACCCACTTTATTTGCCTCAGGCCAAAGTCTATGACGGTTCGGCCGCGTTGGGGCCTTGTTTGTACGTACCCGCCGAGCCAATGGCTGTTACGACCACCATCGACATTGAAATTTTACGGAATGACGCAAAAGTATTTGAAGGCCGTACCACCCTCGAACAACTCAAACGCCGCCCTGAAGATTTGGTGAGCTATTTGTTTCGTTCTAATACCTTCACGACGGGGGTTTTCTTAATGACAGGAACGGGCCTTGTGCCTTCCAATGAGTTTACCCTTCAAGTAGGCGACGTCGTCAACATCCGCATTGATAAAATTGGTCAGTTGACAAACACCGTTGCGTTTGCTAAAGCTTAA
- a CDS encoding OsmC family protein → MKRTASANWQGSGKEGHGTVSTQSTVLDGTQYSFNTRFADGIGTNPEELVGAAHAGCFTMKLSFVIGEYGLTADNIDTKATVTFENGAIPNIHLSVKASVPGMTAEQFAEAAQNAKANCPISKLLNTDITMDAELV, encoded by the coding sequence ATGAAAAGAACAGCATCTGCCAACTGGCAAGGAAGTGGTAAAGAAGGCCACGGAACGGTTTCAACGCAAAGCACGGTATTAGACGGAACGCAATATTCGTTCAACACGCGTTTTGCTGATGGCATCGGTACCAATCCCGAAGAGCTCGTCGGGGCAGCCCACGCGGGTTGTTTTACGATGAAATTAAGCTTTGTAATTGGCGAATATGGTCTAACAGCTGATAACATTGATACCAAGGCTACTGTTACTTTTGAAAACGGTGCCATTCCTAACATTCACTTGTCGGTAAAAGCAAGTGTACCAGGCATGACGGCTGAGCAATTTGCCGAAGCTGCTCAAAATGCAAAAGCCAATTGCCCCATTTCAAAATTGTTGAATACCGACATTACCATGGACGCAGAATTGGTGTAG
- a CDS encoding NCS2 family permease has protein sequence MLERYFLLSHHQTSLRTETIAGVSSFLATMYIIVVNPAILSQAGLPFGAVLTATVLLSFFCSLMMGLYAKNPLLVAPGMGLNAFFTFTVVKGMGVAWQTALGAVFWAGVLFLILSIFNVRTHIVKAIPKPLRYAISSGIGLFITLIGFTNAKFIVGNPATLVGIGNLKDPVLVTFLVGLLVTAVLVAKRVTGGIVIGIITTTLLAIPIGRWWGDASAINFGQKALVNWNGVLASPDFSLLFQLDLGGSLSLALFPVIFSFAFTDLFDSLSTFVGVAEAADLYDENGDPRHIKESLLTDAVATTLAGVLGTSPGTAYIESAVGIEQGGRTGLTAVIAAFLFLPFMFLSPLLSVVPSIATAPALVIVGAFMMKPVTKIDWSRMDEAIPCLLALVLIPFSYSITQGIIFGFVSWSVLKTMTGQMKDVSPTLWVINLFAIGSLIWGH, from the coding sequence ATGCTCGAACGTTACTTTTTACTCTCTCATCATCAAACTTCCCTTCGTACCGAGACCATCGCAGGGGTATCGTCATTTTTGGCAACGATGTACATTATCGTCGTTAACCCTGCCATTCTAAGCCAAGCAGGTTTGCCCTTTGGAGCCGTCCTGACGGCGACCGTCTTGCTGTCGTTCTTTTGTAGCTTGATGATGGGGTTATATGCCAAAAACCCGTTGCTCGTTGCGCCAGGCATGGGATTAAACGCCTTTTTCACCTTTACCGTCGTTAAAGGAATGGGTGTGGCGTGGCAGACGGCGCTTGGTGCAGTGTTCTGGGCGGGGGTATTGTTTTTGATATTATCCATTTTCAACGTTCGTACGCACATTGTCAAGGCCATTCCGAAGCCCTTGCGATATGCCATTTCGTCGGGCATTGGCTTGTTTATTACCTTGATTGGTTTTACAAATGCCAAATTTATCGTTGGTAATCCTGCTACGCTCGTTGGGATTGGTAACCTCAAAGACCCTGTACTGGTTACGTTTTTAGTAGGTTTGCTAGTAACGGCGGTGTTGGTAGCCAAACGCGTCACGGGGGGGATTGTCATTGGTATCATTACGACCACCCTTTTGGCCATTCCCATTGGTCGTTGGTGGGGTGATGCGTCAGCGATTAATTTTGGACAAAAAGCCCTCGTCAACTGGAATGGCGTGCTTGCTTCGCCCGATTTTAGCCTTTTGTTTCAACTCGATTTAGGCGGTTCGTTGAGCCTGGCGCTGTTCCCCGTTATTTTTTCTTTTGCTTTCACCGACCTCTTCGACAGCTTATCGACGTTCGTAGGAGTGGCCGAAGCCGCTGATTTGTACGACGAAAACGGCGACCCACGCCACATCAAAGAATCGCTACTAACCGACGCCGTGGCTACTACACTAGCGGGGGTCTTGGGGACAAGTCCAGGCACTGCTTACATTGAATCGGCAGTGGGGATAGAGCAAGGAGGGCGTACAGGTCTAACCGCCGTAATCGCCGCCTTTTTGTTTTTGCCTTTCATGTTTTTATCGCCTTTGCTGTCGGTGGTGCCTAGCATTGCCACTGCCCCTGCCTTGGTGATTGTGGGCGCATTTATGATGAAACCCGTCACCAAAATCGACTGGTCGCGCATGGATGAGGCCATCCCTTGTTTGCTCGCTCTTGTCCTGATTCCGTTTAGTTACTCTATTACGCAAGGCATCATCTTTGGTTTCGTGAGTTGGAGTGTTTTAAAAACGATGACAGGACAAATGAAAGACGTTTCTCCAACACTTTGGGTGATTAACCTTTTTGCCATTGGCTCACTGATTTGGGGACATTGA